The Prunus dulcis chromosome 5, ALMONDv2, whole genome shotgun sequence genomic sequence TGCTTTGAAAGCCGTAAGCAGGTCACTGAGACATTACAAACCCAGAACCTCTGCATTTCCAGAGAGTCAGCAATGGCTTTACGTAGCTCGCCGCGGTCTAATTTTGGATCAAGCACCTTCTCACTCCGTCAGCCTTCACAGACTCTCTGATTCCGATTCAGGTAAATTTCAATTCCAAATTGCTTAAGAAGAAATGGGTTATTTCTGTTTATGCCTATTTTATATGACCCACAAAGCAGAAACTGATTTGGTTGTTTTGGCAACAGGGATTGTTGAGGTTACTTTGGAGAGGCCTGAGGTGAGAAATGCAATAGGGAAAGATATGCTGAGAGGGTTGCAGAATACCTTTGAAGCTATCAGTAAGGACTCTTCTGCTAATGTTTTGATGATCCGCAGCAAAGTGCCCAAGGTATTCTGTGCTGGCGCGGATTTGAAGGTAGGagtttaattatgtttttcatCGAATCAATGTTATGTTTCGAATGAAATTTATGTTGGATGTGTAAAGAACTCTTCAAATTTAAGTTCTCTTAGTTATGCTTGTAACTCTTttctgttaattttttttccttctttgatTTACTTAAGTTGTATTGAACTGTGGTCATATACACAGGAGAAGATAGTGCCTCACTAGTCAAATTGTCCTTCCGTTTTAATTGATTGACAGGAACGCAAAATGATGAGTTCATCTGAAGTTCGAGATTTTGTCAATACGCTGCGTGCCACATTCTCGTTTTTGGAGGTTACCTTTTCTACAATTGCTTTGTATTAAAATCTCTTTGAGGATGATAATAATTGGAACATCTTTTGGAGTTGAGTAGTTGGTTTTGACATAGCTGGAACTTGGTATGCTCACCTGTCCCAGAGGGTAGCAggttttccttcaatttgCATTTTGGAGGTCGGAGAGCAGAGTTATAATTAAATCTGCCAATAAGATTTTCAAGGTTTCTTGTTGGTTTTTGTGTAGTCAAATTGAATGCACAATGTGCTATTATAAAATGTGGAATTTGCACTGATCTGGTGTTCAAATCATGATAGTGAGATTCTGATGATGAGATATGCTCATTCTTATGCTGAAAGTGTTTCCGATTCTGTACAACACTCCAAAAATGCATTTGTTTTGGTATCATACGTAGTATAATGGTGGACACTTAATATGCATACATGAGTGTTGTATAATGGTGGACATGTAATATTAACACTGTGCACATAGATAAAAATACATAGATACTCATGTCCAGGATATGTTGAGACTTCAATATATGTACTAATTTTACTCTATCATGCTGTTGGTGTCTAGTGTGGTATGTTCACTTCCATAAAACGTCCTGGTTCCATTTTTCTGTTTGACACTTAACTGACGTGCTTA encodes the following:
- the LOC117629385 gene encoding probable enoyl-CoA hydratase 2, mitochondrial isoform X3, whose translation is MVAALKAVSRSLRHYKPRTSAFPESQQWLYVARRGLILDQAPSHSVSLHRLSDSDSGIVEVTLERPEVRNAIGKDMLRGLQNTFEAISKDSSANVLMIRSKVPKVFCAGADLKERKMMSSSEVRDFVNTLRATFSFLEVLCIPTIAVIEGAALGGGLEMALSCDLRICGEEAVMGLPETGLAIIPGAGGTQRLPRIVGKALAKELIFTGRKIGGREAMSIGLVNYCVPAGEAHLKALEIARNINEKF